One Candidatus Sulfurimonas baltica DNA segment encodes these proteins:
- a CDS encoding putative glycoside hydrolase: protein MKLILITALFQTLLFASYSGILVDKNTSAPIINATISDSTISVKSDENGSFTIDTNETYIHVKAYGYRPYKINTENNISNAELVSITVKALYLSFWSANTTSKKIKQVLKMIDETEINALVIDIKNEYGSTLFKTSFEQANSYGAHENRTNRDIEGFMELLKSKNIYTIARIVTFKDELQASNNPDYAIKKIDGSIWRNHDNMAWVDPFDSRSHEYAIAMAEEAAKVGFDEINFDYIRFPAKSGLAFCETNNQENRVETIGRFIDLAQNKLRKYGVFISVDTYGNICWSDDDNNIGQTVVSLAKHADYISPMLYPSGFASGSFYFENPSEHPYAVIYRSIKNIEDRIDSKRVRPWLQYFKDYAHTKKHYRKFEVREQIRAAEDINTSGWMMWSPSSTYHLNYFVKEDE, encoded by the coding sequence TTGAAACTTATACTTATAACAGCCCTATTCCAAACTTTACTTTTTGCCTCATATAGTGGCATTCTCGTAGATAAAAACACATCTGCCCCGATAATAAATGCTACAATTAGCGACTCTACGATTAGCGTAAAAAGTGATGAAAATGGCTCTTTTACAATAGATACTAATGAAACATATATACATGTAAAAGCTTACGGCTACAGACCATACAAAATTAATACTGAAAATAATATTAGCAATGCAGAGTTGGTATCTATCACTGTAAAGGCTTTGTACTTAAGCTTTTGGTCTGCAAATACTACGTCAAAAAAAATCAAGCAGGTATTAAAGATGATTGATGAGACCGAGATAAATGCTTTAGTAATAGACATTAAAAATGAATATGGCTCAACACTGTTTAAAACGTCGTTTGAGCAGGCAAACAGTTATGGAGCTCATGAAAATAGAACAAACAGAGATATAGAAGGTTTTATGGAGTTGCTAAAATCAAAAAATATTTATACCATTGCCAGAATTGTTACCTTTAAAGATGAACTTCAAGCCTCGAATAATCCAGATTATGCAATCAAAAAAATAGATGGATCTATATGGAGAAACCATGATAATATGGCCTGGGTCGACCCGTTTGATTCAAGATCACATGAGTATGCAATAGCTATGGCTGAAGAAGCTGCAAAAGTTGGATTTGATGAAATAAATTTTGATTACATCCGTTTTCCTGCAAAATCAGGATTGGCATTTTGTGAAACCAACAATCAAGAGAATAGAGTTGAAACTATAGGCAGATTTATAGATTTAGCACAAAATAAACTCAGAAAATATGGAGTTTTTATATCTGTAGATACATATGGAAACATATGCTGGAGTGATGACGATAATAATATAGGTCAAACAGTTGTCTCTTTGGCAAAACATGCGGACTATATTTCTCCTATGCTTTACCCATCTGGATTTGCAAGTGGATCGTTTTATTTTGAGAATCCGTCCGAGCATCCATATGCCGTTATCTACAGAAGTATAAAAAATATAGAAGACAGAATTGATTCAAAAAGAGTAAGGCCATGGCTGCAGTATTTTAAAGATTATGCACATACAAAAAAGCACTATAGAAAATTTGAAGTAAGAGAACAGATAAGAGCAGCCGAGGATATAAATACAAGCGGCTGGATGATGTGGTCACCATCTAGTACTTATCATCTAAACTATTTTGTTAAAGAAGATGAATAG
- a CDS encoding M48 family metallopeptidase — MITNEITFKDLNILHVCNPKLKNSYISICKKGFIKLKTPRVSDRFIQNLLSKKELWIRKQLLHVSQNKPLQINLEDEVLLFGEVYSIDAQEAKELRCYLEKLKKPDEKNVIKCYDNFYKLYASQYIVPKVEQFSKLMNLDYEEIKFKKMRSRWGSCSSKRVITLNTQLIKIDKELIDYIIVHELAHLTHMNHSRKFHDLVDMYISNAKDLNKRLKAIHLL; from the coding sequence TTGATTACGAATGAGATAACTTTTAAGGATTTAAATATACTGCATGTATGTAATCCAAAGCTGAAAAACAGCTATATATCAATATGTAAAAAAGGTTTTATAAAACTAAAAACACCAAGAGTATCAGATAGATTTATCCAAAATTTACTTAGCAAAAAAGAGCTTTGGATAAGAAAACAACTTCTACATGTAAGCCAAAACAAGCCTTTGCAAATAAACCTTGAAGATGAAGTACTACTGTTTGGAGAGGTTTACAGTATAGATGCGCAAGAAGCAAAAGAGCTAAGATGCTACTTGGAAAAACTTAAAAAACCAGACGAAAAAAATGTAATTAAGTGCTACGACAATTTCTATAAACTATATGCTTCACAATATATAGTTCCAAAAGTGGAGCAGTTTTCTAAACTAATGAATTTAGATTATGAAGAGATAAAATTCAAAAAGATGAGAAGCAGGTGGGGCAGCTGTAGTTCAAAGAGAGTGATAACTTTAAATACTCAGCTGATAAAAATCGATAAAGAGCTAATTGATTACATAATTGTTCATGAATTAGCCCATTTAACCCACATGAATCATTCCCGAAAGTTTCATGATTTAGTTGATATGTATATCTCAAATGCCAAAGACTTAAATAAGAGGCTAAAGGCTATTCATCTTCTTTAA
- a CDS encoding lytic transglycosylase domain-containing protein has protein sequence MIKHFLVFSLVFTSAYAKITLEDIESKPASRAKDFMIWQYLKQNINSNEADKAYQQVNNKKNSKLLYAYAKKTKNQEIKKEISCKKRSDLFRIRDTECLELAFSPYKALNFTNYQRDILAKRLKSEPKAKVLNILNEKHSTANYKSYDANTILTLFNNTGYRYRRKYLNISLDKEFLDSLTSSWRISQFIKTVIHDDKLDKLQQSLFYIDGEKLNSKSNFFLALNSLRHSEIDSAVRYFELSRSQAKHKIDVDKNNFWLYKITKDKDYLNKLLLSMDINIYTLYAREKMSVDFKNYFTSLKTNSEVSKKSLLDPFEWDKILKEIRNTEKDELLNLVELYKQKEMLPVQALIIQKANQYNIHGYVMPYDKHLEGLSLDSKALVYALMRQESNMIPSALSRSYALGLMQIMPFVTDDISKRIREPIKNYDEMFMPENNIRYSRAHIKWMQKSLYHPLFLAYAYNGGMGFFKKHLLKGSFSEGEYEPFLSMEMMSNGESREYGKRVLANYVMYKKVMGEEISIAHLFDILTQPKMTDRFRKQG, from the coding sequence ATGATTAAGCACTTTCTTGTTTTTTCTCTTGTGTTTACAAGTGCTTACGCAAAAATAACACTTGAAGATATAGAGTCAAAACCAGCTAGTCGTGCTAAAGATTTTATGATTTGGCAGTATCTAAAGCAAAATATTAACTCAAATGAAGCAGATAAGGCTTATCAGCAAGTAAACAATAAAAAAAACAGTAAATTACTGTACGCTTATGCAAAAAAAACTAAAAATCAAGAAATTAAGAAAGAGATTTCTTGTAAAAAAAGGTCAGATCTTTTTAGAATAAGAGACACAGAGTGTCTAGAGCTCGCTTTTTCTCCATATAAGGCTTTAAATTTCACAAACTATCAAAGAGATATTTTAGCAAAAAGGTTAAAATCAGAGCCAAAAGCAAAAGTACTAAATATTTTAAATGAAAAACACTCCACTGCAAACTATAAGTCTTACGACGCCAATACAATATTAACATTATTTAATAATACTGGATATAGGTATCGAAGAAAATATTTAAATATATCGCTCGATAAAGAATTTCTAGACTCACTTACATCATCTTGGAGAATCTCACAGTTTATTAAAACAGTTATACATGATGACAAGCTAGACAAGCTTCAGCAATCTTTATTTTATATTGATGGTGAAAAATTAAACTCTAAAAGTAACTTTTTTTTAGCGCTAAACAGCCTACGTCATTCAGAGATAGACTCTGCTGTACGGTATTTTGAACTATCTCGCTCACAAGCTAAACATAAAATAGATGTAGATAAAAATAATTTTTGGTTATACAAAATCACAAAAGATAAAGATTACTTAAATAAGCTTCTTTTGAGTATGGATATTAATATATACACGCTTTACGCACGAGAAAAAATGAGTGTAGATTTTAAAAATTATTTTACTTCACTTAAGACAAACAGTGAGGTTTCAAAAAAAAGTTTATTAGATCCATTTGAATGGGATAAAATATTAAAAGAGATAAGAAATACAGAAAAAGATGAACTTCTTAACCTTGTAGAACTCTATAAACAAAAGGAAATGTTACCTGTTCAGGCTCTTATTATTCAAAAGGCCAACCAATACAATATTCACGGTTACGTAATGCCATACGATAAACATCTTGAAGGTTTAAGCTTGGACTCTAAAGCTTTGGTTTATGCGCTTATGAGACAAGAGAGTAATATGATTCCATCTGCTCTGTCTCGATCGTATGCACTTGGACTAATGCAGATTATGCCATTTGTGACAGATGATATCAGCAAACGCATTAGAGAACCAATTAAAAACTATGACGAGATGTTTATGCCAGAAAATAATATTAGATACTCCAGAGCGCATATAAAATGGATGCAGAAATCATTATATCATCCGTTGTTTTTGGCCTATGCATATAATGGTGGTATGGGATTTTTTAAAAAGCATCTACTAAAAGGTAGTTTTAGCGAAGGTGAATATGAACCTTTTTTAAGCATGGAGATGATGTCTAATGGCGAAAGTAGAGAATACGGTAAAAGAGTTCTAGCTAATTATGTTATGTATAAAAAAGTTATGGGAGAGGAGATTTCTATTGCTCATCTTTTTGATATCTTAACGCAGCCGAAGATGACTGATCGATTTCGAAAACAAGGTTAA
- a CDS encoding response regulator transcription factor → MSNVDLVQLTQETKKLTAMVVEDEKVVNELLSSTFKNFFSTVGSYFNSEDALNAYLKSAPDVVFVDIIMSGMDGIELSRKIREINPTQIIIVISASNDIEKISESIEVGVNSFIQKPIDTKKIIELLTSVMSMINKKKKIETKTFSISLPLDLYEIVNENAKAESISKNAVIIRALRSFYN, encoded by the coding sequence ATGTCAAATGTAGACTTGGTTCAATTGACACAAGAAACTAAAAAACTAACTGCTATGGTTGTTGAAGACGAAAAAGTTGTTAATGAACTTTTGAGCTCAACTTTTAAAAACTTTTTTTCAACTGTAGGATCATACTTTAATAGTGAAGATGCACTTAATGCCTATCTGAAATCAGCTCCAGATGTTGTTTTCGTAGATATTATTATGTCCGGAATGGATGGAATTGAACTTTCTCGTAAAATTCGCGAGATTAACCCTACTCAGATAATCATTGTTATCTCTGCAAGTAATGACATTGAAAAAATATCTGAGTCTATTGAGGTTGGGGTAAATAGTTTTATCCAAAAACCAATAGATACTAAAAAAATTATTGAATTACTTACGAGTGTTATGTCAATGATTAATAAAAAGAAAAAAATAGAGACTAAAACGTTTTCTATTTCACTTCCTCTAGATCTTTATGAAATAGTTAATGAAAATGCAAAAGCTGAAAGTATTTCTAAAAATGCTGTTATAATAAGAGCTCTTCGAAGTTTTTACAACTAA
- the gltX gene encoding glutamate--tRNA ligase produces MLRFAPSPTGDMHIGNLRVAIFNYIVSKQRNEELIVRIEDTDKERNIEGKDKEILDVLALFGIEYSQVLYQSENARFHTAMALQLIHNKKAFSCFCSSEWLDKKRNEAKEDKNPYRYDDACRNLPDELVIDNMNPFTIRIKKPDETIVIKDYIKGSVSFEPKDVDSFIIMRQDKTPTYNFACAVDDMLSDISLVIRGEDHMSNTPKQALIRNSLGYEKEIEYAHLPIILNDSGKKMSKRDDASSVKWLLEEGYLPDAIANYLILIGNKPPKEIFDIKEAIDWFDLEKISKSPARFDIDMLKHINREHLKNLDAKELSRYVGFADNEIGELARVYLEEAGTTKELRSKIEPIFADKIIPEEFSASAKIMIETIKSAPYFEEYNDFKNHIMKESGLKGKDFFKPLRFILTGAGNGPDVAEIYKYLKNYIGEIVK; encoded by the coding sequence ATGTTAAGATTTGCGCCTAGTCCAACTGGTGATATGCATATAGGTAACCTTCGAGTTGCTATATTTAATTATATTGTGTCAAAACAAAGAAATGAAGAGCTTATAGTTAGAATTGAAGACACAGATAAAGAACGTAATATAGAAGGTAAGGACAAAGAGATACTTGATGTGTTGGCTTTATTTGGTATAGAATACTCTCAAGTATTATATCAGAGTGAAAATGCACGTTTTCATACAGCAATGGCTTTACAATTAATACATAACAAAAAAGCATTTAGCTGTTTTTGTTCTTCTGAGTGGCTTGATAAAAAGCGCAATGAAGCCAAAGAAGATAAAAATCCATATAGATATGATGATGCATGTAGAAATTTACCTGATGAACTTGTTATAGACAATATGAATCCATTTACTATTAGAATCAAAAAACCAGATGAAACAATAGTTATTAAGGACTATATAAAAGGTAGCGTTAGTTTTGAGCCAAAAGATGTAGACAGCTTTATTATTATGAGGCAAGATAAAACACCTACATACAACTTTGCTTGCGCCGTAGATGATATGTTAAGTGATATATCTCTCGTTATTCGTGGTGAAGATCATATGAGTAATACACCAAAGCAAGCTTTAATTAGAAATTCACTTGGTTATGAGAAAGAAATTGAGTATGCTCATTTGCCTATTATTTTAAACGATAGTGGCAAAAAAATGAGTAAAAGAGATGATGCATCAAGCGTTAAGTGGCTTCTTGAGGAGGGGTATCTACCAGATGCTATTGCAAACTACTTAATATTAATAGGAAATAAACCACCGAAAGAAATTTTTGATATAAAAGAAGCTATTGATTGGTTTGACTTAGAGAAAATATCTAAATCCCCTGCTCGCTTTGATATTGACATGCTTAAACATATAAATAGAGAGCATCTTAAAAATCTTGATGCTAAAGAGTTATCAAGGTATGTTGGTTTTGCTGATAATGAAATAGGTGAACTTGCAAGAGTTTACTTAGAAGAGGCAGGAACAACGAAAGAATTGAGATCTAAAATAGAGCCTATTTTTGCTGATAAAATTATTCCAGAAGAGTTCTCAGCCTCAGCTAAAATAATGATAGAAACTATTAAAAGTGCACCCTACTTTGAAGAATACAATGACTTTAAAAACCATATAATGAAAGAGTCAGGACTCAAAGGTAAAGACTTTTTTAAACCTCTTCGTTTTATATTAACAGGTGCTGGAAATGGTCCAGATGTTGCTGAGATATATAAATATCTTAAAAATTATATAGGGGAGATTGTTAAATGA
- a CDS encoding class 1 fructose-bisphosphatase yields the protein MTDIFEAIQRTAKRIKIAIDTKDIGYSQIENSSGETQLQLDIKCDMIIEEEFSNVASIHTIASEEKEHEMPMHKAGKYYIAYDPLDGSSLIDVNLSVGSIFGIYENSFGSKNMVAACYVVFGPRVEMVFAHHKTKLHLLQDGEFEFVKEIRLKEKGNINAPGGTQQNWEPYHKELVDSFFSEGYRLRYSGGMVPDLHQLLLKGGGLFSYPGTADKPEGKLRKLFEVFPFAFIYKIAGGEATDGHVDLMTLPHKSIHDTSACFFGSKYEIARVKEVYAKNR from the coding sequence ATGACTGATATATTCGAAGCAATTCAAAGAACAGCAAAAAGAATTAAAATAGCGATAGATACCAAAGATATAGGCTATTCACAAATAGAGAATAGTTCGGGAGAAACTCAGCTTCAGCTTGATATAAAATGTGACATGATTATTGAGGAAGAGTTTTCTAATGTAGCTTCTATTCACACAATTGCAAGTGAAGAAAAAGAGCATGAGATGCCAATGCATAAAGCTGGTAAATATTATATCGCTTATGATCCTCTTGATGGCTCATCACTTATAGATGTAAATCTTAGTGTCGGTTCAATTTTTGGAATTTATGAGAATTCTTTTGGCTCAAAAAATATGGTTGCTGCTTGCTATGTTGTATTTGGCCCTCGTGTAGAGATGGTATTTGCTCATCATAAAACAAAACTTCACCTACTTCAGGATGGCGAGTTTGAGTTTGTTAAAGAGATTAGATTAAAAGAAAAAGGAAATATAAACGCACCAGGCGGAACTCAGCAAAATTGGGAACCATATCATAAAGAACTAGTAGATAGTTTTTTTAGCGAAGGCTACCGTCTTAGATATTCCGGAGGTATGGTTCCTGACTTACATCAACTTTTACTTAAAGGTGGCGGACTTTTTAGTTACCCAGGCACTGCTGATAAACCAGAAGGTAAACTTCGCAAGCTTTTTGAAGTATTTCCTTTTGCTTTTATATATAAAATTGCTGGAGGAGAGGCAACAGATGGGCATGTAGATTTAATGACGCTTCCTCATAAAAGTATCCATGACACTTCGGCATGTTTTTTTGGCTCTAAGTATGAAATTGCAAGAGTAAAAGAAGTTTATGCAAAAAATAGATAA
- the mobB gene encoding molybdopterin-guanine dinucleotide biosynthesis protein B: MSKRLAVAFTGPSNSGKTTLILKVARKLIHEYGKEVAIIKHDPKDKARFDVEGKDSYKFSDAGAEVIVTSPYRTTYFSQRQKELDEMIRLFDKFDILLVEGLKNLQLPRISVFRGSLDSDYFPYMDALATDSSVDMKNYNLPENIEILDINDCENVISWILKNAKEV, encoded by the coding sequence TTGAGCAAAAGATTAGCAGTTGCGTTTACAGGTCCATCCAACAGTGGCAAAACTACCCTTATTTTAAAAGTGGCTAGAAAGCTTATTCATGAGTATGGAAAAGAGGTCGCGATTATTAAACATGACCCTAAAGACAAAGCTCGCTTTGATGTTGAAGGGAAAGATAGTTACAAGTTTAGTGATGCTGGAGCGGAAGTTATAGTTACTTCACCTTATCGCACAACTTATTTCTCTCAGCGACAAAAAGAGCTGGACGAAATGATTAGGCTATTTGATAAGTTTGATATATTATTAGTTGAAGGGCTCAAAAATCTACAACTTCCAAGGATAAGTGTGTTTAGAGGCTCTTTAGATAGTGATTATTTTCCATATATGGATGCACTCGCGACAGACAGTAGCGTTGATATGAAAAACTACAATCTACCAGAAAATATAGAAATATTAGATATAAACGACTGCGAAAATGTAATATCGTGGATACTAAAAAATGCAAAAGAGGTGTAA
- the metG gene encoding methionine--tRNA ligase — translation MSKYITTPIYYVNGEAHIGHAYTTFIADTMTRYEKLKGEDTYFLTGTDEHGQKIEESAQKNGKPTQEFADEISATFKNLWDEFEISYDQFIRTTDEDHKKGVQKAFEVMYAKGDIYKDFYEGHYCVSCETFFPETQLVDGEFCPDCGRSTSVVKEESYFFKLSKYEDALLKHYSDNPDFILPRSRANEVINFVKGGLRDLSVTRTSFTWGVKMPESLNDDKHVMYVWLDALMNYITALGYGKDDANMRYWPASTQFVGKDILRFHAIYWPAFLMSLDLPLPEHIGAHGWWTRDGEKMSKSKGNVVSPKEVADAYGVENLRYFMLREVPFGQDGDFSQRAFIDRINSELSNDLGNLLNRIIGMSGKYSDFEIDSVDVLKYHKKELDAMDEALGNLDGFMQNMQTHRYLEELWKLFAIGNKAIEEHAPWVKMKEQKKDEALATVALVANILAKASIMLHPVMPKTTNIIADALNFTIDNSSYKELILDKKLLKLFNIKIVPPLFPRVEEPLMPEAPAAQPNAPKDEKKELEINKEEDNLIEIGQFFETSLKIGTVVEAEEVPKSKKLLKLQVDLGEGRNRQVVAGIKEFYSAESLLNTQVCVVANLKPAKLMGMMSEGMLLAAKDEDGLCLVRPEKPKKVGTPIG, via the coding sequence TTGAGTAAATATATAACAACACCTATATACTATGTTAACGGCGAAGCTCACATAGGGCATGCATACACTACTTTTATAGCTGACACAATGACTAGATATGAGAAGTTAAAAGGTGAGGATACTTACTTTTTAACAGGTACTGATGAGCATGGTCAAAAAATTGAAGAATCTGCACAAAAAAATGGCAAACCTACACAAGAATTTGCGGATGAGATTAGTGCTACTTTTAAAAATTTATGGGATGAATTTGAAATTTCTTATGATCAATTTATTAGAACCACTGATGAAGACCATAAAAAAGGTGTTCAAAAAGCTTTCGAGGTTATGTACGCAAAAGGTGATATTTACAAAGATTTTTATGAAGGTCACTACTGTGTAAGTTGTGAAACTTTTTTTCCTGAGACTCAGTTGGTTGACGGGGAATTTTGTCCTGATTGTGGAAGATCAACTAGTGTTGTAAAAGAGGAGAGCTATTTTTTCAAGCTCTCAAAATATGAGGATGCTCTTCTTAAACACTACTCTGATAATCCTGATTTTATTCTTCCTCGTTCTCGTGCAAATGAAGTAATTAACTTTGTAAAAGGCGGTCTTCGTGACCTTTCGGTAACAAGAACATCTTTTACATGGGGCGTTAAAATGCCAGAGTCACTAAATGATGACAAGCATGTTATGTATGTTTGGCTTGATGCTCTTATGAACTATATTACAGCGTTAGGCTATGGTAAAGATGATGCAAATATGAGATACTGGCCTGCTTCAACTCAATTTGTTGGTAAAGACATTCTTCGTTTTCACGCTATTTACTGGCCAGCATTTTTAATGAGCCTTGACTTGCCACTACCTGAGCATATTGGTGCACACGGCTGGTGGACAAGAGATGGCGAAAAAATGTCAAAGAGTAAGGGAAATGTTGTTTCTCCAAAAGAGGTTGCAGATGCTTACGGAGTTGAAAATTTAAGATATTTTATGCTTAGAGAAGTACCTTTTGGTCAAGATGGTGACTTTTCTCAAAGAGCATTCATAGATAGAATAAACTCAGAACTAAGTAATGATTTGGGCAATCTTTTAAATCGTATAATTGGTATGAGTGGAAAATACTCTGATTTTGAGATAGATAGCGTAGATGTTCTTAAATATCATAAAAAAGAGCTTGATGCTATGGACGAAGCATTGGGTAATCTTGATGGATTTATGCAAAATATGCAGACTCACAGATATTTAGAAGAGCTTTGGAAACTATTTGCTATTGGAAACAAAGCAATAGAAGAACATGCTCCATGGGTAAAAATGAAAGAACAGAAGAAAGACGAGGCGCTAGCAACAGTCGCCTTAGTTGCAAATATTTTAGCAAAAGCTTCTATAATGCTTCACCCTGTTATGCCTAAAACAACAAATATTATAGCTGATGCATTAAATTTCACTATAGATAACTCAAGCTATAAAGAGCTTATTTTAGATAAAAAACTGTTGAAATTATTTAATATTAAAATAGTTCCCCCTCTTTTTCCACGTGTAGAAGAGCCATTAATGCCTGAAGCTCCAGCAGCTCAACCAAATGCGCCAAAAGATGAAAAAAAAGAGCTTGAAATCAATAAAGAAGAAGATAACCTTATAGAGATAGGTCAATTTTTTGAAACATCATTAAAAATTGGAACTGTTGTTGAAGCAGAAGAAGTTCCAAAAAGTAAAAAACTTTTAAAACTTCAGGTTGATTTAGGCGAAGGAAGAAATAGACAAGTGGTTGCTGGAATTAAAGAATTTTATAGTGCCGAATCTCTTTTAAATACACAAGTCTGTGTTGTCGCAAACCTTAAACCCGCAAAACTAATGGGAATGATGTCAGAAGGAATGCTTCTTGCTGCTAAAGATGAAGATGGTTTATGTTTGGTTAGACCTGAAAAACCTAAGAAAGTAGGCACACCGATTGGATGA
- a CDS encoding TRAP transporter substrate-binding protein has product MNRRDFLTTATAASATLALSGCNDENRQAIDYSKHPKKNSNDIKRVNINRNKKTIIKLATSWPAHFPIMGVGVERFAQRVKDVSGGSIEVKIYPKNTLVPALAVFDAASSGQIDAFHSGPYYWKGKNSAFSLYSGIPFGFTAEEINSWMLFGGGLELWREQYGKYNLHPFMGGNTNIQMGGWFAKPINSLSDMQGLKMRIPGLGGEVFAKMGVNPILLPAGEIYTSLERGVIDATEWVGPALDIKMGFYKVAPYYYSGWHEPGSILELTFNKQFWNKLSYEHKSIIEVASSEMNSNMTYEFHAENIKALKKLKELNISIHQYPKDVIVAGKKALKEVIEDLSSKNNEFKKVYASIEQHLNLSKEWSDASLRYFLNER; this is encoded by the coding sequence ATGAACCGTAGAGACTTTTTAACAACTGCTACAGCAGCTTCTGCAACGCTCGCACTAAGCGGGTGTAACGATGAGAACCGTCAGGCAATAGACTACTCAAAACATCCAAAAAAAAATAGCAATGATATAAAAAGAGTAAATATAAATCGTAATAAAAAAACTATTATAAAGCTTGCTACTAGCTGGCCGGCACATTTTCCTATTATGGGTGTTGGAGTTGAGCGGTTTGCGCAGAGAGTAAAAGATGTAAGCGGAGGTTCAATTGAAGTAAAAATTTATCCGAAAAATACTCTGGTCCCTGCTCTGGCAGTTTTTGATGCCGCTAGCAGTGGTCAGATTGATGCTTTTCACTCTGGTCCATATTACTGGAAAGGCAAAAACTCAGCTTTTTCACTTTATAGCGGAATCCCTTTTGGGTTTACTGCTGAGGAGATAAATTCTTGGATGCTCTTTGGTGGTGGCTTGGAGCTTTGGCGTGAACAGTACGGTAAATATAATCTTCACCCTTTTATGGGTGGTAATACAAATATACAAATGGGTGGATGGTTTGCAAAGCCTATAAATTCACTCTCCGATATGCAAGGGCTTAAAATGCGTATTCCAGGTCTTGGCGGTGAAGTTTTTGCTAAAATGGGTGTTAACCCTATTTTGCTTCCCGCAGGAGAGATATATACATCACTTGAAAGAGGAGTTATAGATGCAACAGAATGGGTAGGACCTGCTCTTGACATTAAGATGGGATTTTATAAGGTTGCACCATATTACTACTCTGGATGGCACGAGCCTGGTTCAATTTTAGAACTTACTTTTAATAAACAGTTTTGGAATAAGTTATCTTACGAACATAAATCAATTATAGAGGTTGCATCAAGCGAAATGAACTCAAATATGACTTATGAGTTTCATGCTGAAAATATTAAAGCGCTTAAAAAGCTAAAAGAGTTAAATATATCAATACATCAATATCCAAAAGATGTAATTGTGGCTGGCAAAAAGGCTCTAAAAGAAGTTATAGAGGATTTAAGTTCCAAAAATAATGAATTTAAAAAAGTTTATGCCTCTATTGAGCAGCATCTCAATCTCTCTAAAGAGTGGAGTGATGCAAGTTTAAGATACTTTCTTAATGAGAGATAA
- a CDS encoding YggT family protein, with amino-acid sequence MNILIEIIQGLGSLVVGLINVYIWVVIITALLSFVNPDPYNPVVQLLHRITNPAYAFVRKIIKTNFNGLDLAPLIIIVALQVIIVLLSSLLHAI; translated from the coding sequence ATGAATATACTTATTGAAATAATACAGGGTCTTGGTTCGCTAGTTGTAGGACTTATAAATGTGTATATTTGGGTTGTTATTATAACTGCCTTACTTAGCTTTGTTAATCCAGATCCTTATAATCCGGTGGTACAGTTGTTACACAGAATAACAAATCCTGCATATGCTTTTGTTAGAAAAATCATTAAGACAAATTTTAATGGCTTAGACTTGGCACCTTTAATTATAATTGTAGCACTGCAAGTAATTATAGTGCTTCTGAGTTCATTGCTTCACGCTATTTAA